The following are from one region of the Actinoplanes sp. L3-i22 genome:
- a CDS encoding TetR/AcrR family transcriptional regulator C-terminal domain-containing protein: protein MDVAERRVPLNRDRVLDAAVDLADRTGLEALSMRNLAHELGVVPMALYKHVANKDELLDGMLDRVIAWITPARDTTARAPGSRTPDAPGLDWKIAVRERILGARQALLLHPWAWRLIDSRTDPTPAMLAYLDSVVGIFLTGGFSVDQTHHIVHALGTRMLGYTQDLFVDSQPTPPEVQKAMARAMADSYPNLATIAMAAAHDESSIVGAGCDDQFEFEFTLDLLLDGFERLPR from the coding sequence GTGGATGTTGCCGAGCGGCGGGTTCCGCTCAACCGGGACCGCGTGCTGGACGCCGCGGTGGACCTCGCCGACCGCACCGGCCTGGAGGCGCTGAGCATGCGCAACCTCGCGCACGAGCTGGGCGTCGTGCCGATGGCGCTGTACAAGCACGTCGCCAACAAGGACGAGCTGCTCGACGGCATGCTGGACCGGGTGATCGCCTGGATCACCCCGGCCCGCGACACGACCGCCCGGGCGCCCGGGTCGAGGACCCCGGATGCCCCCGGCCTGGACTGGAAGATCGCGGTCCGGGAACGCATCCTCGGCGCCCGTCAGGCGCTGCTGCTGCACCCGTGGGCCTGGCGCCTGATCGACTCCCGCACCGACCCGACCCCGGCGATGCTCGCCTACCTCGACTCGGTGGTCGGGATCTTCCTGACCGGCGGCTTCTCGGTGGACCAGACGCACCACATCGTGCACGCGCTGGGCACCCGGATGCTCGGCTACACCCAGGACCTGTTCGTCGACTCGCAGCCGACCCCGCCCGAGGTCCAGAAGGCGATGGCCCGCGCCATGGCCGACAGCTATCCGAACCTGGCGACGATCGCGATGGCCGCCGCCCACGACGAGTCGTCGATCGTCGGCGCCGGCTGCGACGACCAGTTCGAGTTCGAGTTCACCCTGGACCTGCTGCTGGACGGGTTCGAGCGGCTACCCCGCTGA
- a CDS encoding PAS domain S-box protein: MAVRRTDSADRVAAVRATGLLDGPESPGLRRLTHLAARLLEVPTALVSLVLDDRQVFASHLGLPPAWAALGQTPLTHSFCQHVVDGDRPLVVTDARENPLVKDNLAITEIGVVAYAGMPIRVDGQTLGAFCAIDGSPREWSEPDLAILSDLAAAVASEIELVRAAQHAEETSALVRRILEVSQDAYVSIDADGLVQEWNPAAERLFGWVREETVGADLSKLIVPEEHREAHRRGLDRVRETGTSVLAGQRLELPAVNRDGRTFPVEFTLQATNMAGGRPVFHAFLHDISARRTTEEQLRRQAELIDAAPAAIIVRDPDGTIRFWNQGAEQMYGWPASAALGRNIHRLLSTRFPTRLPDVELALEEIGSWAGELEHRRADGQVVVVLSRHVSRPAAGGTGLEIIETNTDITGRRRAEQAREESERRFRVQFHQSTIGQVIVGLDGNILHVNDAYARMVGRSASELAGYGVMLLTHPDDRDADTAALAGLFAEERDSYERVKRLLHADGRSIDVQTGVRLIRDADGRPLHLIGIVQDITEQVRARCERDAAQAVLAERNEQLQRANQLKLDLMGMLSHDIGTPLTAIMGYGEVLSDAELPPFLSNLTTRIITGAHRIDELRHNVLAMCKLDAGELTTERRPVPLAAALQDAADAADTVVPISCPAPLSVLANPAHLGQILVNFLTNARKYGGGATGITVEVTDGRVEIGVHDAGAGVPEELRSHLFERYTRAAGTAAEGHGLGLHIVASLAEANGGRVAYRPGDPVGSVFTLDLELESAG, translated from the coding sequence GTGGCAGTGCGTCGGACGGACAGCGCGGACCGGGTCGCGGCGGTGCGCGCCACCGGTCTGCTCGACGGCCCGGAGTCGCCCGGGCTGCGGCGGCTGACCCACCTCGCGGCCCGGCTGCTCGAGGTGCCGACCGCGCTGGTCTCGCTGGTCCTCGACGACCGGCAGGTGTTCGCCAGCCATCTCGGGCTGCCGCCGGCGTGGGCCGCGCTGGGGCAGACCCCGCTCACGCACTCGTTCTGCCAGCACGTCGTGGACGGCGACCGGCCGTTGGTGGTCACCGACGCCCGGGAGAATCCGCTGGTCAAGGACAACCTGGCGATCACCGAGATCGGGGTGGTCGCGTACGCCGGGATGCCGATCCGGGTCGACGGGCAGACGCTCGGCGCGTTCTGCGCCATCGACGGCTCGCCCCGTGAGTGGTCGGAGCCGGACCTGGCGATCCTGTCCGATCTGGCGGCCGCCGTCGCGTCGGAGATCGAGCTGGTCCGGGCCGCGCAGCACGCCGAGGAGACGTCCGCGCTGGTCCGCCGGATCCTGGAGGTGTCCCAGGACGCGTACGTGTCGATCGACGCGGACGGGCTGGTCCAGGAGTGGAACCCGGCCGCCGAGCGGCTCTTCGGCTGGGTCCGCGAGGAGACCGTCGGCGCCGACCTGAGCAAGCTGATCGTGCCCGAGGAGCACCGCGAGGCGCACCGCCGCGGGCTGGACCGGGTCCGCGAGACCGGCACGTCGGTGCTGGCCGGGCAGCGCCTGGAGCTGCCCGCGGTGAACCGGGACGGGCGGACCTTCCCGGTCGAGTTCACCCTCCAGGCCACCAACATGGCCGGCGGGCGCCCGGTGTTCCACGCGTTCCTGCACGACATCAGCGCCCGGCGGACCACCGAGGAGCAGCTGCGCCGGCAGGCCGAGCTGATCGACGCGGCGCCGGCCGCGATCATCGTGCGGGACCCGGACGGCACCATCCGGTTCTGGAACCAGGGCGCCGAGCAGATGTACGGCTGGCCGGCCTCCGCCGCGCTCGGGCGCAACATCCACCGGCTGCTGTCGACCCGCTTCCCGACCCGGCTGCCGGACGTCGAGCTGGCGCTGGAGGAGATCGGGTCCTGGGCCGGCGAGCTCGAGCACCGGCGCGCCGACGGGCAGGTCGTGGTCGTGCTGAGCCGGCACGTGTCGCGGCCGGCGGCGGGCGGGACCGGGCTCGAGATCATCGAGACGAACACCGACATCACCGGCCGGCGGCGCGCCGAACAGGCCCGGGAGGAGAGCGAGCGCCGCTTCCGGGTGCAGTTCCACCAGTCCACCATCGGGCAGGTGATCGTCGGGCTGGACGGGAACATCCTGCACGTCAACGACGCGTACGCGCGGATGGTCGGGCGCTCCGCGAGCGAGCTCGCCGGGTACGGCGTGATGCTGCTGACCCACCCGGACGACCGGGACGCCGACACCGCGGCGCTCGCCGGGCTGTTCGCCGAGGAACGCGACTCGTACGAGCGGGTCAAGCGCCTGCTGCACGCCGACGGGCGCAGCATCGACGTGCAGACCGGGGTGCGCCTGATCCGGGACGCGGACGGGCGGCCGCTGCACCTGATCGGGATCGTGCAGGACATCACCGAGCAGGTCCGGGCGCGGTGCGAGCGGGACGCGGCACAGGCCGTACTGGCCGAGCGCAACGAGCAGCTGCAGCGCGCCAACCAGCTGAAACTCGACCTGATGGGGATGCTGTCGCACGACATCGGGACGCCGCTGACCGCGATCATGGGGTACGGCGAGGTGCTCAGTGACGCCGAGCTGCCCCCGTTCCTGTCGAACCTGACCACCCGGATCATCACCGGCGCGCACCGGATCGACGAGTTGCGGCACAACGTGCTCGCGATGTGCAAGCTCGACGCCGGGGAGCTGACCACGGAACGCCGGCCGGTGCCGCTGGCCGCCGCGCTGCAGGACGCGGCGGACGCCGCCGACACCGTGGTGCCGATCTCCTGCCCGGCGCCGCTGTCGGTGCTGGCCAACCCGGCCCACCTGGGCCAGATCCTGGTCAATTTCCTGACCAACGCCCGGAAGTACGGCGGTGGGGCCACCGGGATCACCGTCGAGGTCACCGACGGCCGGGTCGAGATCGGCGTGCACGACGCGGGCGCCGGGGTGCCCGAGGAGCTGCGCTCGCACCTGTTCGAGCGGTACACCCGGGCCGCCGGCACCGCCGCCGAGGGGCACGGCCTGGGCCTGCACATCGTCGCCAGCCTGGCCGAGGCGAACGGCGGCCGGGTCGCCTACCGGCCGGGCGACCCCGTCGGCAGCGTCTTCACCCTGGACCTGGAGCTCGAGTCAGCGGGGTAG